The DNA segment GGCACCGCCCCCAGTTGCGCCATGGCCTCCCTGGTCATCGCCCAAGCCAACCAGCTCGCCTTGTTGATTCAAGTCCTGACAGCAATGGGCACCGAAGCCCTGAACGGCACTTCCCACAACTACcaccccttcatctccagCACCCGCCCTCACCCCGGCCAAGCCGAAGCCGCTTCGAACATCCTGTCTTTTCTCTCCAACTCCAAGAtctcccctccttttcccgccgaatcctcccccaaaacccgcctcggcctcgctCAAGACCGTTATTCCCTCCGCACAGCCCCGCAATGGATTGGTCCCCAACTGGAAGACCTTCTCCTggcaacaaaacaaatcaCAACAGAACTCAACTCAACAACcgacaaccccctcatcgacccctcctcaagctcgaTCCACCACGGCGGCAACTTTCAAGCCATGGTCCTGACCTCGGCCATGGAAAAGACCTCGCTTGCACTGCAAAATCTCGGCCGGTTGATATTCGCGCAGTGCTCGGAGGTGATCAATAACATGACCAGCAAGGGCTTGCCGCCGAACTTGTCGGCTGACGACCCCAGTCAGAGCTTTACGGCCAAGGGGTTTGATGTCACGATGGCGGGGTACATGGCTGAGCTGTCGTATTTGACGAGACCGGTGAGCGCGAGTGTGCAGGTCGCTGAGATGGGGAATCAGAGCGTGAATTCTATGGCGTTGGTGGCGGGACGGTACgcgatggagggggtggagattTTGGGGCTGATGTGTGCTACTTATATGTGGGTCTTGTCCCAGGCTGTTGATTTGAGGGTGGTTCAGATGAGGttcagggaggaggtgaggctTTGGTTGCCGAGTTTGGTGAGGGATCATGTCTTCGGGGGGAGCGgtgcggggagggtggaggtgattGAAAGGGTCGCGGGACAGTTGGGAGACATTATACTACAGAGGTGGGACGAACTCGCGCATTTGGacttgagggagaggtgtGACAAGGTTGCGAAGGAGTCGATGGGGTGGTTGCTGGATGATGAGCAACCCTTTTcgaagggggagatggtggatcGTTTCTTCTTGTCGGAGTACAGGACTGCCGTGAGAGAGTTTTTGGAGCAGCATTACAGGGAACAGCATGACATGTTTAGTGATCAGGGACAGGCGGGAGGatttgttggtgagggcgggAAGCTGGTGTATGAGTTTGTGAGGAAGGAGCTGGGAATCCCGCTGAACAGAGGGGTAGAAGATCATCCGCCATTACTGTTGAGGACCAGGGCAGAAGGAGAGAACGATGATGGTCACGGTAATGGCACTCAGGCGGATCCGAGAACCAAAATTTTGGGAACACAGGCCTCTAACATTTACGAGGCGTTGCGGAAGGGGGTGCTGCATGACCGTATCATGAAGTACGCAGA comes from the Podospora pseudocomata strain CBS 415.72m chromosome 5, whole genome shotgun sequence genome and includes:
- a CDS encoding hypothetical protein (COG:Q; EggNog:ENOG503NX1Q), yielding MITNGSSHAKKPEAMHASGVLSEWQRLQKQLTGTGVVSVDGETLTVADVAAVALHGAKARLTDDEDIIRQVNESVAYLAHELAAGHTIYGVNTGFGGSADTRTQDFERLQSAAIQHLNVGILLQSDKGNDNGRNELLRSHALPSPVVKAAMLIRCNSLMRGHSGVRTSVIESIMRLLANDMTPVVPLRGSISASGDLSTLSYIAGAIEGNPDIFVKLGSGKIIPASDALQIAGITPVRLQAKEGLGITNGTAPSCAMASLVIAQANQLALLIQVLTAMGTEALNGTSHNYHPFISSTRPHPGQAEAASNILSFLSNSKISPPFPAESSPKTRLGLAQDRYSLRTAPQWIGPQLEDLLLATKQITTELNSTTDNPLIDPSSSSIHHGGNFQAMVLTSAMEKTSLALQNLGRLIFAQCSEVINNMTSKGLPPNLSADDPSQSFTAKGFDVTMAGYMAELSYLTRPVSASVQVAEMGNQSVNSMALVAGRYAMEGVEILGLMCATYMWVLSQAVDLRVVQMRFREEVRLWLPSLVRDHVFGGSGAGRVEVIERVAGQLGDIILQRWDELAHLDLRERCDKVAKESMGWLLDDEQPFSKGEMVDRFFLSEYRTAVREFLEQHYREQHDMFSDQGQAGGFVGEGGKLVYEFVRKELGIPLNRGVEDHPPLLLRTRAEGENDDGHGNGTQADPRTKILGTQASNIYEALRKGVLHDRIMKYAEEARLWA